Genomic window (Oscillospiraceae bacterium):
TTGTCGCAAATACGGCTGTGTGAATATTCAAAGTAAGGGTGCAAAGCATCAATGTCGTTCAAGGTAAGTTTTTTGAAAACAAGCATATTTCCTCGCGATTAATTGATTAAAACTATTGTAATATGTTAAAAAAGATGATATAATTAATGCATCTGAAATCTAAGGAGTCATTATGCAACTTAAATCAACAGGACACAAAAAACTCAATGTAGTGCTGGTGGAACCGGAAATCCCGCAAAACACGGGAAATATAGCCAGAACATGCGCCGCAGTAGGTGCATCTCTCCATCTTATCGAGCCATTGGGATTCAAAATTACCGATAAAAATCTGAAGCGTGCAGGTCTGGACTATTGGCACTTTCTGGACATAAAATACTATAAAAGCTTTGAGGATTTTGCCTCACGGAACCAAGGAGATTTTTATTTCTATTCCACAAAAGCCACCATGGAGCATACAGCTCCATGTTACAAGGATAATGATAACGTTTATCTTATCTTCGGAAAAGAAACCGCAGGCTTGCCGGAAGAGCTTCTCAAAGCAAACATCGACAAAACAGTACGTATACCCATGCTGGAAAATATACGAAGCCTAAACCTGTCAAACAGCGTTGCGATAGGTGTATATGAGGTACTGAGGCAATGGAGTTTCAGCGGATTCCAAATCCAGGGAAAGCTTGCCGAATACAGTGAATAAAGTCACCGCCGAGAATTGAAACAATTCTCGGCGGATGTTTTATTTCTGCTTTTCTATATATTCCATAAGGTCGGCGATAGTCTGAAGGGTATGTATATCCTTCTCTTCTATCTCAATTTCAAACGCATCTTCACAAGTAACAACAAGGTCGGCAAGTTCAAGCGAGTTAAGCTTAAGGTCGTTTACAAAAGAAGATTCGGGTTTAACGGCGTTGGCATCAAGGTCATACTCCTCTACAAGAAGATCGCGTATCTGTTCAAACATATTATTCTCCTATATCATGTGTCTTTTGATTTTTTTGGAAGTGGTTTTTTCAAATTCGTTTTTTCTTATTTCTATATTTCTAACCTGCTTGAACGCGGGTAGGGTTTTGTTGTTCTGCTGAACGCATTTCTTAATTTCTTCGCTTATATCAACAATATCCTCAAGCCCTTTTTCACGTGCTTTATCGAAATTCGGGTATATAACAGCCGTCAGGACACACTCTCCCTCTTCATTGTCACGGGAAACAACGACAACCTCTCCGATGAGATCGATTTTTTCAAGATATTCCTCGATTTCTTCCGGGAATACATTCTTTCCGTTGTTAAGCACGATTACATTCTTTTTGCGTCCTGTGATATAGATGTAACCATCTTCATCTACATGCCCCAAGTCACCTGTTTTAAACCAGCCCTCATCATCCAGAACATCGGCAGTCGCTTCAGGATCATTGTAATATCCAAGCATTACATTATCACCTTTAACAACTATTTCACCGTTTCCGTTTTCATCCGCATCATCAATGCGCACTTCAAGACCGGGGACAGGTAAACCGACGGAATCGTATTTATCCGAGCCGTATGGACAGACAGAAATAAGTGGGGCGCATTCGGTAATACCGTAGCCCTGGCAGAGAACAATACCAAAATCGTTAAAACTTTTTATAAGATCGCCGCCAATAGGCGCTCCGCCGCAAATTATTTTTTCAAGTCTGCCGCCAAAAGCATTTCTTATCTGAGAAAACAGAATCTTTTTCGCATTGACACCCACTTTGGAAAGTGCGCTCTGCACAGACAGTGCGAAATTAAGCTTTCCTTCGGATTTGC
Coding sequences:
- a CDS encoding acyl carrier protein, whose amino-acid sequence is MFEQIRDLLVEEYDLDANAVKPESSFVNDLKLNSLELADLVVTCEDAFEIEIEEKDIHTLQTIADLMEYIEKQK
- the trmL gene encoding tRNA (uridine(34)/cytosine(34)/5-carboxymethylaminomethyluridine(34)-2'-O)-methyltransferase TrmL, whose protein sequence is MQLKSTGHKKLNVVLVEPEIPQNTGNIARTCAAVGASLHLIEPLGFKITDKNLKRAGLDYWHFLDIKYYKSFEDFASRNQGDFYFYSTKATMEHTAPCYKDNDNVYLIFGKETAGLPEELLKANIDKTVRIPMLENIRSLNLSNSVAIGVYEVLRQWSFSGFQIQGKLAEYSE